Proteins co-encoded in one Ictalurus furcatus strain D&B chromosome 9, Billie_1.0, whole genome shotgun sequence genomic window:
- the fas gene encoding tumor necrosis factor receptor superfamily member 6 translates to MEGKRVLALLCVLWSVFCVTECVRRDDTRRRRRETCADDGLYSSSSGLQCCRCPIGHHLVSDCTSNGTAPECEACEPGSYLDHANALSKCEPCKTCGVNDNMIEEKRCTSASNAMCRCMDGYYCDKGAECKVCYPCSTCEFGIKVPCNLTSDTQCHEQGPNITTASIIIPILIIALIIIIIIAAVVYLWKKKLFCFKPPEPPETCEPLDPDIDKDLDGFLPKISEILGVRVVQKVVRQQRLLSEAVIDNITVENPHDASERAYHLLKAWYEKHGKTGAYRTLRQNLIAIGKRSKADEVRDLIGERVNNNAMENNSVV, encoded by the exons ATGGAGGGGAAGAGAGTGCTCGCGCTGCTCTGTGTTCTG TGGAGCGTTTTCTGTGTGacggagtgtgtgaggagagatGACACGAGACGCCGGAGACGTGAGACGTGTGCCGATGATGGGCTGTACTCATCAAGTAGTGGATTACAGTGCTGTCGCTGTCCCATAG gTCATCACTTAGTGAGTGACTGCACTTCTAATGGAACTGCTCCGGAGTGTGAAGCGTGTGAACCGGGATCATATCTGGATCACGCAAACGCTCTGTCAAAATGTGAACCCTGTAAGACGTGTGGCGTCAATG ATAACATGATCGAAGAAAAAAGATGTACGTCTGCCTCTAACGCCATGTGCCGCTGCATGGACGGTTATTACTGCGATAAAGGAGCGGAGTGTAAAGTCTGTTACCCCTGCAGCAC GTGTGAGTTTGGGATTAAAGTACCGTGCAACCTCACCAGCGACACACAGTGCCACGAACAAG gGCCCAACATCACAACTGCCAGCATCATAATACCGATCCTAATAATTgcactcataataataataataatagcagcagTTGTTTATCTGTGGAAGAaaaagctgttttgttttaaaccacCGGAACCACCGGAAACTTGTGAG CCATTGGACCCGGACATTG ATAAAGATTTGGATGGGTTCCTGCCTAAAATATCGGAAATCCTGGGTGTCCGCGTGGTCCAGAAGGTTGTCAGGCAACAACGCCTGCTGTCTGAGGCTGTAATAGACAATATAACGGTTGAAAATCCTCATGACGCGAGCGAACGAGCTTACCACCTGCTGAAGGCTTGGTATGAGAAACACGGAAAAACAGGAGCTTACAGAACGCTGCGTCAGAACCTCATCGCCATCGGCAAGAGAAGTAAAGCTGACGAGGTGCGTGACCTCATCGGTGAAAGAGTAAATAATAACGCGATGGAGAACAACAGTGTCGTGTAG
- the slc16a12a gene encoding monocarboxylate transporter 12-B, producing the protein MLHHEHQLEAMDGGMKNSRDGGWKWMIVAASFVTMICTRSVTMSMSIFFVEFQTQFSTDYSTTSWINSLLNFTTMFCAPLGSYVGNRLSTRVAVITGGLLSSAGFVLSSFAPSLQFLYVSLGILTGLGFALSYTPAVAMVGTYFNERKALAYGIAMSGRGIGMFILPPLVQHLIDLYSWRGALLTLGGLVSNLCVCGSLMRPLVGQSIGEKENLPNSQLLCEMVSSEGPGFPITQSRKRREQECCLFPLSSDKYSFLFKPDFLLLSVAFLFLAFGCSVPFVYLVPYSLSVDISHHQAILLMSILGIMGIVGNITFGWISDRKCLRTFHVVTFLIAVGFEGLTCLFVPLLRTFSTLVSFSIFYGFFDGAYLTLIPVVTCDIVGSAHLSTALGMVGFLHAIPYLISPPVAGWLLDWSGSYTSLFLLSGLSLLCSTFILAALALLRHCYRGRSVSLQNQPQA; encoded by the exons atgctgcatcATGAACATCAG CTGGAGgcgatggatggagggatgaagaaCTCCAGAGACGGAGGATGGAAATGGATGATTGTTGCTGCTTCGTTCGTCACCATGATCTGCACTCGCTCTGTCACCAT GAGCATGTCGATCTTCTTTGTGGAGTTTCAGACGCAGTTCTCCACAGATTACTCCACAACATCATGGATTAACTCCCTGCTGAACTTTACCACTATGTTCTGTG CGCCTCTGGGTAGTTATGTAGGAAACCGCCTGTCCACTAGAGTGGCGGTGATAACCGGAGGACTTTTATCTTCTGCTGGATTCGTCCTCAGTTCTTTTGCCCCCAGCCTGCAGTTCCTGTACGTATCTCTGGGAATTCTCACAG GTTTGGGATTTGCCCTCAGTTACACACCAGCAGTAGCGATGGTGGGCACCTATTTCAATGAGAGGAAGGCTTTGGCATACGGAATTGCCATGTCTGGAAGAGGTATTGGAATGTTCATCCTTCCTCCTCTGGTTCAGCACCTCATCGACCTGTACTCCTGGAGGGGGGCTCTTCTTACCTTAGGGGGTCTTGTTTCAAacttgtgtgtctgtgggtCTCTTATGAGGCCCTTAGTGGGCCAAAGTATTGGTGAAAAGGAGAAT CTACCCAACTCACAGCTTCTCTGTGAGATGGTGTCTTCTGAAGGTCCTGGTTTTCCGATCACGCAGTCGAGAAAAAGGAGAGAACAGGAATGCTGTCTCTTCCCTCTGTCATCAGACAAATACAGCTTCCTCTTTAagcctgacttcctgttgctGTCAGTAGCCTTCCTGTTCCTGGCATTTGGCTGCAGTGTGCCCTTCGTGTACCTGGTGCCGTATTCTCTCAGCGTGGACATCAGCCATCATCAGGCCATCCTGCTCATGTCCATCCTAGGGATTATGGGAATTGTGGGTAATATCACTTTTGGATGGATCTCGGACAGGAA GTGTTTGAGGACATTTCACGTAGTCACATTTCTGATTGCAGTGGGATTCGAGGGACTCACTTGCCTCTTTGTGCCCTTGTTAAGGACTTTTTCCACACTAGTGTCCTTCTCCATTTTCTACGGCTTCTTCGACGGGGCCTACTTGACTCTCATCCCTGTGGTCACCTGTGACATTGTAGGCTCCGCCCACCTGTCCACAGCTCTGGGTATGGTTGGCTTTCTGCATGCCATTCCATACCTCATCAGCCCACCAGTAGCAG gttGGCTGTTGGATTGGTCAGGCTCTTACACGTCGCTCTTCCTCCTCAGTGGACTCTCACTCCTCTGTAGCACTTTCATCTTGGCTGCTCTGGCATTACTGCGTCACTGCTATAGGGGGCGCTCTGTCTCGCTGCAAAACCAGCCCCAAGCCTAA